ATTACAGAGACTTCGTCAATTACGAGCCTCTGCTTGACAGTCTCTTTGTTTTTTACTTTAGCCAGGAAGACGCCAGTGGGCTTGCTAAATACGGGATCAGCCAGTTAAGGTGGGGGATTCAGGAAGAGCTTGAATCCACACAGAACCTCTTTAATGCCAATTGGTCAGGCAAGAACGCGGCGGGAGAGGAGCAACCCGCGGCCAGCTCAATAAATCTCACTATTACGGAAAAGCAGTCTGAAGAATGGCAGGTGTACGATCCTGACACTGCCATCAAGTACGCAAAAATAGACGGGATGCGTGTCAACCTCAGAGTCGTGGCAGGGCCGACTGAGTATATCACAGGGGATGCCTATGTGAATTTCAAGTTCAGAGGCCGGCTTGACCCGGCTTCCAACAAGGTTCTGTCGTGGAAGATCTACGAGTGGCGGGATCTCGGGAATAACCCGGCTGGCCCCAGCGCTGCAAGTCAGAAGGGGACCGGACAGGGCCCGATTTTCGCCGGGAAGAATCCCGGTTTTGGTATCTCCCATCTGAAACTGCTGTACTACTAGAAGAGTCCTCTCCAAATCTCCGTATTGTCCTGCGTTGTCAAAGCTTAAGACCTTGCCGTTCTTGACAACTTAGTGCTCAGGGAATACGCTGGGTCCCAGTCTGCCTCTCACATTCGTCACGCCTGTGAAATTGGAACGACAAAGAGATGAAAAGATCGTCTGCCAGAAAAAAACATAGAAGGACTCCCCGGACTTTGTTCAAAGGGATGCTTCTACTTATTGTCGTGCTTGTAGTTTTCTTTCTGGGAATTGGACTCAAGCCGCTTCTTTGGAGTCCCGAGAAAAAAGAATTCCTGGCCATGCTCTTTCAAAGACGGAGCGCTGAAGAGCTTTCCAGGGCCGCCTCAGAGAGACTTGCGGCCACACTTGCCGGACTTGGCGTAACCGATGACGGGATCACCAAGAGTGAGTCCCGTGATGGGGGCGTGGAGACTTGGAAAGTCCTTCTTCCATCCGGAATATCGGCGCTGCAATGCAACCTCGCCATCACCAGAGGCCTGAGAGGAACAGGTGTGCGGATTGCCGATGCTGTTGAGGAGCATACGGGAGGCGGAACAGTTGTCACCATGAAACTCGAAGCTCGCAAGAAGGTCACGCACCTGCTTGAGCTCAGACAGGTCAAGTATGACAAGAAGGTTGCGACCCCGCTTATTGCCATAGTGGTTGACAATCTTGGAGGCGAGGGGCTGAGCATAGTTGATAAGTTCATTTCTCTCCCCGTTCCCCTTACCTTCCTTGTCCTGCCCGGGCGGAGCTATTCTGAGCCGCTCGCTCAGAAGGCGGTGAGCAGCGGAAAAGAAGTGTTCGTCGATGTTCCCATGGAACCAAAGGGATATCCAACTGTTGATCCCGGGAAAGGCGCTATCTATGTTGATCTGCCGTCCTCGGCCATAAGGAAAATAATCAGAAAGCATCTCTCATCGTTCCCATATGCGAAGGGAATCTCGAACCACATGGGTTCGCTCGCAACCCAGGATAGAAAAGTGATGACGGTTGTCCTGAACGAGCTCAGGAAAGGAAAACTTGTGTTCCTGGACAACCAAACGACGCCGAATTCCATTGTCGGTGAGGTAGCCGGGGAGCTTGAAGTTCCATGCCTGAAGGGCGGGTATGTGCTGGATGACCGGAAGGGAGATTTGAGACGTCTGAGGCAGAGGCTCGGAGAACTTGAGCGAGTGAGTTTTGAGAAGGGGCAAGCGATTGGCACGGTCAGAATCGTAAAAGAGACACTTTCCGAGCTTGAGAAATGGATTCCTCAGATGACGAAAAAAGGCGTGAAGTTCGTGACGCTGAGCGAGCTGGTGAAATAACAAGAGTGGATTGGCACGGACGCCCGGTTTCCCCCCGGGCTTGAGGAGGTGAGCTTCTTTGGTCACACTTTCTGTGAATGTTGATCACGTGGCTACGCTCAGACAAGCAAGACGAGCAAACGAGCCGGATCCTATCCATGCTGCGGCACTGGCAGAACTTGGAGGGGCACAGGGCATCACCGTGCATCTCAGAGAAGACAGAAGGCACATCCAGGACAGGGATCTGAAAATTCTCAAAGAGACGATAAAGACGCCGTTGAACATGGAGATGGCGGCGACCGATGAGATGGTGAAAATCGCGTGCGAGGTCCGCCCTTACTCATCGACTCTTGTTCCAGAGAAGAGGGAAGAGCTTACGACCGAGGGAGGATTGGACGTTCTCTCCGCGAAAACACGGCTCAAGAGTGTCGTTGCCGCCTTGAAGCAGAAGGCCATTCTCGTGAGCTGTTTTATCGACCCTGTGCGCGAGCAGATTGAAGCATCGAAGGCGGTTGGAGCCGATTTTGTCGAGATTCACACCGGAAAGTACTGCGAGCTCTTTGGAACGGGTGGGGAAGGGGAGGAACTCAGGAAGATCATTGATGCGGCGAGTTATGCCTCTCAGTTGAATCTCATTGTC
The genomic region above belongs to Candidatus Eisenbacteria bacterium and contains:
- a CDS encoding divergent polysaccharide deacetylase family protein, with protein sequence MFKGMLLLIVVLVVFFLGIGLKPLLWSPEKKEFLAMLFQRRSAEELSRAASERLAATLAGLGVTDDGITKSESRDGGVETWKVLLPSGISALQCNLAITRGLRGTGVRIADAVEEHTGGGTVVTMKLEARKKVTHLLELRQVKYDKKVATPLIAIVVDNLGGEGLSIVDKFISLPVPLTFLVLPGRSYSEPLAQKAVSSGKEVFVDVPMEPKGYPTVDPGKGAIYVDLPSSAIRKIIRKHLSSFPYAKGISNHMGSLATQDRKVMTVVLNELRKGKLVFLDNQTTPNSIVGEVAGELEVPCLKGGYVLDDRKGDLRRLRQRLGELERVSFEKGQAIGTVRIVKETLSELEKWIPQMTKKGVKFVTLSELVK
- a CDS encoding pyridoxine 5'-phosphate synthase, yielding MVTLSVNVDHVATLRQARRANEPDPIHAAALAELGGAQGITVHLREDRRHIQDRDLKILKETIKTPLNMEMAATDEMVKIACEVRPYSSTLVPEKREELTTEGGLDVLSAKTRLKSVVAALKQKAILVSCFIDPVREQIEASKAVGADFVEIHTGKYCELFGTGGEGEELRKIIDAASYASQLNLIVRAGHGLNYLNVSSVVSISEVCEVSIGHSIVARAVLAGMERAVREMMEILARTGKS